One Cucurbita pepo subsp. pepo cultivar mu-cu-16 chromosome LG07, ASM280686v2, whole genome shotgun sequence genomic region harbors:
- the LOC111798164 gene encoding zinc finger CCCH domain-containing protein 20-like, whose amino-acid sequence MMIDEQPNRPNQKLHVPPWTFMEDPASDGYSHSPGSGGSGSGSGSGVKCDGCSTGDGYSPFYLQEALAMLQQYLPSKEAEVESDLDASGREADSPVDTYSSDQFRMYEFKIKKCLRGRSHDWTECPFAHPGEKARRRDPRKYYYSGTACADFRKGNCNKGDACEFAHGVFECWLHPARYRTQPCKDGTSCRRRVCFFAHTPEQLRILPQQSPRSTSSIPSYDGSPLRQAIEACAKQMPYLSSSGTSTPVSPRIESPPQSPMFRSLNRPHATSSINEMVASLRSLQLHKELGKVQSPSSLWNVQVGSPVFGSPGESSARSGFSSLPDTPTPPAVRYLDFWDLGSGEEQAMARVESGRDLRAKMLEKLRKENSVACGDQEKPGGGSVDVGWISELLK is encoded by the coding sequence ATGATGATCGATGAGCAACCTAACCGCCCTAACCAGAAGCTTCATGTTCCGCCATGGACGTTTATGGAAGATCCGGCGTCGGATGGGTACAGTCATTCGCCGGGAAGCGGCGGCAGCGGAAGTGGAAGCGGAAGCGGAGTCAAGTGCGACGGATGTTCCACTGGAGATGGATACTCTCCTTTTTATCTTCAGGAAGCATTGGCGATGCTGCAGCAGTACTTACCGTCGAAAGAGGCAGAGGTGGAATCGGATCTTGATGCTTCAGGTCGGGAGGCGGATTCTCCGGTGGATACGTACTCCTCCGATCAGTTTCGAATGTATGAGTTCAAGATTAAGAAGTGTTTGCGAGGAAGATCGCACGACTGGACCGAGTGCCCGTTCGCTCATCCCGGCGAGAAGGCTCGCCGGCGAGATCCGAGGAAGTATTACTATTCTGGTACGGCGTGTGCAGATTTTAGGAAGGGGAACTGTAATAAAGGAGATGCGTGTGAGTTCGCTCATGGAGTTTTCGAGTGCTGGCTTCATCCGGCTCGATATAGGACTCAGCCGTGCAAGGATGGAACGAGTTGCCGAAGGAGAGTTTGCTTCTTTGCTCATACGCCAGAGCAACTTAGGATTTTGCCTCAACAGAGTCCTCGGAGTACGAGTTCCATCCCTTCATACGACGGATCTCCTCTTCGGCAAGCAATTGAGGCCTGTGCGAAACAAATGCCCTATTTATCTTCTTCAGGAACATCGACGCCGGTATCTCCTCGAATCGAGTCTCCGCCTCAATCGCCAATGTTTAGATCACTTAATCGACCGCACGCGACTAGTTCGATCAACGAAATGGTAGCGTCGCTACGAAGTTTACAACTCCACAAGGAACTCGGTAAAGTGCAATCTCCTTCTTCGTTGTGGAATGTTCAAGTCGGATCTCCTGTGTTCGGATCTCCAGGGGAATCCAGCGCTCGTTCTGGCTTCAGTAGCCTTCCAGATACTCCAACTCCTCCTGCCGTCCGATATCTCGATTTCTGGGACCTAGGTAGCGGCGAGGAACAGGCGATGGCGCGAGTGGAATCCGGGAGAGATTTACGAGCAAAAATGCTGGAGAAACTACGAAAGGAGAACTCCGTCGCGTGCGGCGATCAGGAGAAACCCGGCGGCGGAAGTGTGGACGTTGGTTGGATCTCGGAGCTTCTCAAGTAA
- the LOC111798083 gene encoding vacuolar protein sorting-associated protein 32 homolog 2, producing the protein MLNRLFGKPKQEANALATLDKLNETLEMLEKKENVLIKKAAAEVEKAKEFTRVKNKRAAIQCLKRKRLYEQQVEQLGNFQLRIHDQMIMLEGAKATTETVDALRTGASAMKAMQKATNIDDVDKTMDEINEQTENMKQIQEALSTPIGAAADFDEDELEAELEELESAELEEQLLQPASTAPAGPVSVPSGRVPARPVPQKRTAEEDELAALQAEMAL; encoded by the exons ATGTTAAACAGGCTTTTTGGTAAACCTAAACAAGAAGCCAATGCTTTGGCTACGTTAGACAAGTTGAACGAG ACACTTGAAATGctggagaagaaagagaacgTTCTTATTAAGAAGGCTGCTGCAGAGGTTGAAAAAGCTAAAGAATTCACAAGAGTGAAGAATAAACGAG CGGCCATACAGTGTTTGAAGAGGAAAAGGCTTTATGAACAGCAAGTAGAGCAACTTGGAAATTTCCAATTGCGTATCCATGATCAG ATGATTATGTTAGAAGGCGCAAAAGCTACAACGGAGACTGTAGATGCTTTGAGAACAGGAGCATCTGCAATGAAGGCCATGCAGAAAGCAAC AAACATTGATGATGTGGACAAGACGATGGATGAGATCAATGAGCAGACTGAGAATATGAAACAGATACAGGAAGCGCTGTCAACTCCAATTGGTGCTGCAGCTGATTTCGATGAG GATGAATTGGAGGCAGAACTCGAGGAGCTTGAAAGTGCTGAGTTGGAAGAACAACTTCTCCAGCCAGCCTCGACGGCTCCTGCTGGACCTGTCTCAGTCCCGTCAGGCCGAGTTCCTGCTCGCCCTGTTCCACAGAAGAGAACTGCTGAAGAAGACGAGCTGGCAGCTCTGCAAGCTGAGATGGCCCTCTAA
- the LOC111798978 gene encoding inositol oxygenase 2-like, with amino-acid sequence MTIVLAQPECGSEVVDQKPKSPSENAFLAPEINSFGHSFRNYDAESERQKSVEEFYRLNHINQTYDFVKKMREEYGKLEKVEMSIWECCELLNEVVDDSDPDLDEPQIQHLLQTAEAIRKDYPNEDWLHLTALIHDLGKVLLLPSFGALPQWAVVGDTHPLGCAFDKSIVHHKYFKDNVDNNNPTYNTKYGVYSHGCGLDNVVISWGHDDYMYLVAKQNGTTLPPAGLFIVRYHSFYPLHKEGAYEYLMNEEDVENLKWLKIFNKYDLYSKSKVLIDVETVKPYYQSLIDKYFPSKLKW; translated from the exons ATGACGATCGTCTTGGCGCAGCCGGAATGCG gATCTGAAGTTGTGGATCAGAAGCCGAAATCACCGAGCGAAAACGCATTTCTCGCCCCCGAAATAAACTCATTTGGCCATTCATTCAG GAATTATGATGCAGAAAGTGAAAGGCAAAAGTCAGTAGAAGAATTCTACCGCTTGAACCACATCAACCAAACATATGATTTT gtgaagaaaatgagagaggaaTATGGGAAATTGGAGAAGGTAGAAATGAGCATATGGGAGTGCTGTGAGCTGCTGAATGAGGTGGTTGATGACAGCGATCCAGACTTGGATGAGCCACAGATTCAGCACTTGCTTCAAACTGCTGAAGCCATTAGAAAAGACTATCCCAACGAAGATTGGCTCCACTTGACTGCTCTTATTCATG ATCTTGGaaaggttcttcttcttcctagCTTTGGAGCTCTCCCTCAATGGGCCGTTGTCGGGGACACACACCCTCTCGGATGTGCTTTTGATAAGTCCATTGTTCATCACAAG TACTTCAAAGACAACGTGGACAATAACAATCCAACTTATAACACCAAATATGGTGTTTATTCTCATGGGTGTGGCCTCGACAATGTAGTGATTTCTTGGGGGCACGACGATTATATGTACTTG GTGGCTAAACAAAATGGAACAACCTTACCTCCGGCTGGATTATTTATAGTCAGATATCACTCATTTTATC CATTACATAAGGAAGGAGCTTATGAATACTTGATGAACGAGGAGGACGTTGAGAATTTGAAGTggctcaaaattttcaa CAAATACGACCTGTACAGCAAGAGCAAGGTTCTGATCGACGTAGAGACAGTCAAGCCTTATTATCAATCTCTTATTGACAag taTTTCCCTTCGAAGCTTAAATGGTAa
- the LOC111797977 gene encoding rRNA methyltransferase 1, mitochondrial, whose protein sequence is MRVSSGARCYKSFHSSNFHRTCPKLPINSNWVSCTVSSSGSCQSFHVNFSLANLMNLSIRSHHCSPEIRKLVSPKLSSPALTIESSLNSRTYSSSHSIKDEGVKSRDKLPWLAATNSFEKARWLDKSTTKKRGDRSSWKESNSGSEKMRSSWDYSKKTIGKRGNRPSGDEQEKRYGKAPVGSAYRSSWEVSAEKLATQRMEYAEERRESRRGRVDNEEQRSRDVEVEDEETEAIADPRWDKIKSKFERPEFQRWNKQESLSRKTWKEASESTLPKMVGEGVYGVGPVLAALSAGRREFYALYMQEGLDLNNNNKKKKDKKGFEKVLRLAERNALTVKEISKHDLNMLSDNRPHQGLVLDASPLEMVKIMELDPVSLEEDKGSLWLALDEVTDPQNLGAIIRSAYFFGASGVVLCAKNSAPLSGVVSKASAGSLELMELRYCKNMMQFLTSSAENGWRVLGASVSSKSIDLEEVPPGAPTILVLGSEGTGLRPLVERSCSQLVKIPGNIPVDIAMDKDNDIETTQPTKESSVDEFRSFMAVESLNVSVAAGVLVHHLIGSNYKNESYEPSI, encoded by the coding sequence ATGAGAGTTTCTTCAGGAGCCAGATGCTACAAATCATTTCACTCCTCAAATTTCCACCGGACGTGTCCAAAACTCCCAATAAACTCTAATTGGGTTAGTTGTACAGTTTCTTCATCTGGGTCATGTCAGAGCTTTCATGTTAATTTCTCTCTGGCCAACCTTATGAACCTTTCAATTCGTAGTCACCATTGCTCTCCAGAAATTAGGAAATTAGTAAGCCCCAAATTGAGCTCACCTGCTTTGACCATTGAATCTTCTCTGAATTCTCGAACGTATTCGAGCTCCCATTCAATTAAAGACGAAGGAGTGAAATCTAGGGATAAGCTTCCTTGGTTAGCAGCAACAAACAGTTTTGAGAAGGCAAGATGGTTGGATAAATCAACAACAAAGAAGAGAGGGGATCGATCATCATGGAAGGAATCAAATTCTGGGTCAGAAAAGATGAGGTCTTCATGGGACtattcaaagaagacaattgGGAAAAGGGGTAATAGGCCATCTGGGGATGAACAGGAAAAGAGATATGGCAAAGCACCTGTTGGAAGCGCTTACCGTTCTTCTTGGGAGGTCTCTGCAGAGAAGCTTGCTACACAACGCATGGAGTATGCagaggaaagaagagaaagtaGGAGGGGAAGAGTTGATAATGAGGAGCAGCGAAGCCGTGATGTCGAagtagaagatgaagaaacgGAGGCCATTGCTGATCCGAGATGGGATAAGATCAAAAGTAAATTTGAGAGACCTGAGTTTCAGAGATGGAATAAACAGGAAAGCTTGAGTAGAAAAACATGGAAGGAAGCTTCTGAATCCACTCTGCCTAAAATGGTTGGTGAAGGTGTTTATGGTGTCGGACCAGTGTTGGCTGCTTTGTCAGCTGGAAGAAGAGAGTTCTATGCATTGTATATGCAAGAAGGACTCGACTTGAACAACaataacaagaagaagaaggacaAGAAAGGGTTTGAGAAAGTTCTTAGGTTGGCTGAAAGGAATGCGTTAACCGTAAAGGAAATATCGAAGCATGATTTGAATATGCTTTCGGATAACCGTCCACATCAAGGTCTCGTGCTAGACGCCTCTCCGTTGgaaatggtaaaaataatGGAGTTGGATCCTGTCTCACTTGAAGAAGACAAAGGCTCGCTTTGGTTAGCGTTGGACGAAGTTACAGACCCTCAAAACTTGGGGGCGATAATAAGATCGGCTTATTTCTTTGGTGCGTCGGGGGTTGTGTTATGTGCAAAGAATTCAGCTCCATTAAGTGGTGTTGTTAGTAAAGCTAGTGCTGGTTCGCTCGAGTTGATGGAGCTTAGGTATTGTAAGAACATGATGCAATTCTTAACATCCTCGGCTGAGAACGGTTGGCGAGTCCTTGGAGCTTCGGTTTCTTCGAAATCCATTGATTTGGAAGAGGTACCACCGGGGGCACCAACAATCCTAGTGTTGGGCAGTGAAGGCACTGGTTTGAGGCCCTTGGTGGAGAGATCTTGTTCACAGCTTGTTAAAATACCTGGGAATATTCCAGTTGATATAGCAATGGATAAAGATAATGACATCGAAACAACACAACCAACAAAGGAAAGCTCGGTTGACGAGTTTCGATCCTTCATGGCTGTGGAGAGCTTAAACGTCAGCGTTGCAGCAGGCGTGCTTGTTCACCACCTAATTGGAAGCAATTACAAGAATGAATCGTATGAACCCTCTATTTAA